From Methylococcus capsulatus:
AGATGCCGGCGGTGCCGTGCCGGACGCACTGTTGCTGAACGGGGGCGCATTCCATAGTCCGGTGATCGCCGGGCGGATGGCGGAAGTCATCGGCTCCTGGTGCGGGCGGACACCGGTGATGCTACGGAACCCGCGCCCCGACCAGGCCGTCGCCTTCGGCGCCGTGGCCTTCGGAATGGCGCGGCGGGGGCTCGCCGTGCGGAAGATCGGTGGCGGCTCGCCCCGGACCTATTATCTGCTGGTCGGCGATGCCAACGAACAGATCCGCCGCGGCGTCTGCATCCTACCGCGTGGTGCCGCCGAGGGCCAAGAGTGGACCGTCGAGCAGCGGAATTTCCTGCTGAGCGTTGGCCGGCCTGTGCGGTTTCACGTGTTTTCTTCCACCGTCGACTCGGGTCACGCTCCAGGCGACCTCGCGGTATTGGACGAGGCCGGATTCGGCGAGCTGCCGCCGCTAGCGGTAGCGCTCCAGGCGCAGGAGCGGGGTGACGTCGAGGTGCGCCTGGCCGCGCGACTCACGGCGATCGGTACGCTGCAGCTGCAGTGCGTGTCGGTCGCCGATCCGGAAAAGCGCTGGGATCTCGAGTTGCAGCTGCGTGCGGGCGGCCCGAGGCCGACGGCGTCCGCGAGTCTGCATCCGCGCACGGCGGAAGCGCAGGAGCACATCGGGTTGATCTTCGGCAAGAAAACACGCCAACTCGATCCCAAGGCCGTCAAGACCTTGCGCAACGATCTCGAAAAGATCTTGGGCAAACGGGAGGACTGGGATAGTGCATTGTGCCGCGAACTGTACGCGGCCCTGCTCGAAGGCGCACCGCATCGCCGCCGCTCGGCCGATCACGAACGGCTCTGGCTGAGCCTGGCCGGCTATTGCCTGCGGCCCGGCTTCGGCGCGCCGCTGGACGACTGGCGGGTGGGGCAGGTTTGGAATCTGTATTCGCAGGGATTGCAGTTCGTGAACGAGGCGCAAAACTGGTCCGAATGGTGGATATTGTGGCGGCGCATCGCCGGGGGACTGAGAGCCGAGGCACAGCAACGCCTGTTCGCCGATGTCACCGGCTTCATCGATCCGATGCGGGCGCGGCGGGGCAATGCCGAAGCGCTGGCCAAGAAGCGCGGCTTCGAGGACATGCTGCGGCTGGCGGCGTCGCTGGAGCGTTTGTCATCGGGCGATAAGGCCATGCTGGGCGGATGGCTCATCCAGCGACTGGATAAGGCGCCGGATTCGACGGAGCTCTGGTGGGCGCTGGGCCGTGTCGGTGCGCGTGCGCCGTTCCACGGCAGCGCCCACAACCTCGTCGCCCGCGAAGTCGTCGAAAGCTGGGTAGAGCTGGCCCTGCAGCGGGACTGGAAGAAACAGAGCTTCATCGCTTTCGCTGCGACCCTGCTGGCGCGCCTGACCGGAGACCGCGAGCGCGACCTCGACGCTGCCCTGCGGGACCGGGTCGCGGAAAAACTGGCTGCGTCCCGTGCACCGGAATCGTGGCTGGAGCTGGTGACCGAGATCAGAGTGTTGGGTGCAGCGGACGAAAAGCGCATCTTCGGCGAGGGGCTGCCGCCGGGCTTGCGTTTGGTCGACTCGATGGAGGTCACGTAGCGAACAGCTTGGTTTCCCCTCCAGAAAGATCACCGGGTCCATGGCGAGAAGTCCAGACACAACCTATGGGCATTTCCCTTCGGGCCGTCACACAATGGTCATGGCAGACTTCTAGCATCTTGGGAGGAATCCCGGCGCGGCATGACGATGGCTCAGAGTCTGGTCCGTTTCAAGAAGATCCTTTCCATAGTGGGCGACATCGTTAAGGTCGAGGTGCCCGCCATTGGTCATACGGACCTTGGTGCAGTCGGGATTCGCTTGGGTGACCTCGCCGTGATCGAAGATACCCCAGCACTTCGATCCCTGGCCCAAGTAATCCGGATAGAGCAAGAACAGGTGTCGCTCCAGGTCTTCTCCGGAACCAGGGGGGCCACCCAGGCTTCGGTCCATTTCCTCGGCCACGCCATGCGAGTCACTTATTCCTCGAACATACTAGGCCGTGTGTTTGCGGGGACGGGGGAGCCTCTCGACGGCAACTCCCGGTTGGAGTTCGATCCCAAGGTACCGATCGGCGTTGCGTCGGTGAACCCCTTGAGGCGGACCGTGCCCGCACGCATGATCCGTACCAACGTGCCGATGATCGACCTGTTCAACTGCCTGGTGGAGAGCCAGAAGATCCCGATTTTCTCCATCCCTGGCGAACCCTTCGCCGTCGAGCACGGCAAGCGGGTCCTGGTCCTTATGACCGACATGACCACTTATGCCGACGCCATGAAAGAGATCGGCGTGGCTCTGGAACGGGGGCCGGTGAGCCGTGGCTATGGCGGCGACCTCTACTCGCAACTGGCGCGCCGTTATGAAAAGGCCTGTCATTTCAGCGGCGCCGGATCGGTCACCATACTCGCGGTGACGACCATGCCGGGCAACGACGTGACCCATCCGGTGCCCGACAACACCGGCTACATCACCGAAGGGCAGTTCTATCTGCACGATGGCATGCTGGACCCCTTCGGCTCCCTGTCGCGGCTCAAGCAGCACGTGATCGGCAAGGTCAGCCGCGAAGATCACGCCGCCTTGGCCAACACCATGATCCGCCTGTATGCGGAGGCGGTTTCGGCGGAGCAAAAACAGGCCATGGCCTTCGACCTGTCACCCTTCGACCTGAGGCTGCTCGAATCCGCCGATATCTATATGCAGGCCGCCATCGCCGAAGCCCGCAAAGGGCTGGAAGAAGGCGGCATCCCGATCGGCTCGGTCCTGTTGATCGATGGCGAAATCGTGGGCCGGGGACACAACCAGCGGGTGCAGAAAGGCAGCGCGATCCTGCATGCGGAGATGGATTGCCTGGAAAACGCCGGACGCCTGAGTGCTGCGGAGTACCACCGGGCGAGGCTCCACAGCACCTTATCGCCCTGTGATATGTGCAGCGGCACGGCCTTGCTCTACGGCATCCCCCGCATCGTCGCCGGGGAGAACCGGAGGTTCCAGGGACCGGAGGCGTACCGCCGCTCACGCGGCGTGGAGCTGCTGGTGCTGGATGATCCGGAATGTGCCGCGCTGATGAAGGATTTCATCGCAGCCCAACCCAACCGGCGCTCTGGAATGAGGACATCGGCGTGTGAAAGCGCATCCTGTTGCAGTGAAACTCGGCTAATATAATGCGGTTCATATTGGTTTTGTGTGAAATAACTTGAGGAGCTATCGAATGAGTATCCCCCGTGAACAGGTCTTGAGCCGTGGCGCTTCCGCCGTCGTGTCTCGCCACAAGGTTCTGACCAACACCTATGCGCTGCTGTCACTGACGCTGCTGTTCAGTGCGCTCACTGCCGGTGTGTCCATGGCGCTGGCACTGCCCCATCCGGGCATCATCATCACCCTGGTGGGCTATTTCGGCTTGCTGTGGCTGACCAACAGGTATTCCAACAGCGCGCTTGGCCTCCTGTGGGTCTTCGCCTTGACCGGCTTCATGGGTTACACCCTGGGGCCGATCCTGAACGCCTATATCACACACTTCGCCAATGGTACTCAGCTGGTCATGATGGCCATGGGCGGTACCGGTGCGGTGTTCCTGGGCCTTTCGGCTTATGCGCTGACGACCCGCAAGGACTTCGGCTTCCTCGGCGGCATGCTCGGAGCTGGCATCTTGGTCGCATTCCTGGCCGGTCTGGTCGCCGTTTTCGTGCCTGGCCTGATGGGGTTGAGCCTGGCGGTGTCGATAATGTTCGTGGTGCTGATGGCCGGAATGATTCTGTTTCAGACCAGCGCGATCATTCACGGTGGCGAAACCAATTATATTCTCGCCACCGTGTCGCTGTATGTGACGATCTTCAATCTGTTTACCAGTTTGTTGCAGTTGCTCGGTGTGTTCAGTAGCGACGATTGATCGTCGCCGGTCATTCGGCCATAAAAAACCCCGGCTAAGCCGGGGTTTTTCATTCCGACGGCTGTAGATTAGTCGACGGCTTTCATGCTGAGCCGGACCCGGCCCTGGCGGTCGATCTCCAGTACCTTGACTTTGACCACGTCGCCCTCCGCCAGCTTGTCGCTGACTTTCTCGACATGCTCGTCGGAGATCTGAGAGATGTGCACCAAGCCATCCTTGCCCGGCAGGATGGTGACGAAGGCGCCGA
This genomic window contains:
- a CDS encoding Bax inhibitor-1/YccA family protein, which produces MSIPREQVLSRGASAVVSRHKVLTNTYALLSLTLLFSALTAGVSMALALPHPGIIITLVGYFGLLWLTNRYSNSALGLLWVFALTGFMGYTLGPILNAYITHFANGTQLVMMAMGGTGAVFLGLSAYALTTRKDFGFLGGMLGAGILVAFLAGLVAVFVPGLMGLSLAVSIMFVVLMAGMILFQTSAIIHGGETNYILATVSLYVTIFNLFTSLLQLLGVFSSDD
- a CDS encoding deaminase yields the protein MTMAQSLVRFKKILSIVGDIVKVEVPAIGHTDLGAVGIRLGDLAVIEDTPALRSLAQVIRIEQEQVSLQVFSGTRGATQASVHFLGHAMRVTYSSNILGRVFAGTGEPLDGNSRLEFDPKVPIGVASVNPLRRTVPARMIRTNVPMIDLFNCLVESQKIPIFSIPGEPFAVEHGKRVLVLMTDMTTYADAMKEIGVALERGPVSRGYGGDLYSQLARRYEKACHFSGAGSVTILAVTTMPGNDVTHPVPDNTGYITEGQFYLHDGMLDPFGSLSRLKQHVIGKVSREDHAALANTMIRLYAEAVSAEQKQAMAFDLSPFDLRLLESADIYMQAAIAEARKGLEEGGIPIGSVLLIDGEIVGRGHNQRVQKGSAILHAEMDCLENAGRLSAAEYHRARLHSTLSPCDMCSGTALLYGIPRIVAGENRRFQGPEAYRRSRGVELLVLDDPECAALMKDFIAAQPNRRSGMRTSACESASCCSETRLI
- a CDS encoding Hsp70 family protein gives rise to the protein MSSAAPHYIVGIDLGTTHTVVAYADGGDPSRIEPLFLEQLVAPGQVVGRPLLPSVRYHPAAGELAEADNALPWPVEEMAPGCRPVIGELARQLGSRSRGRLVASAKSWLCHPGVDRTADILPWGAPDDVPKVSPVEASASFLRHVRYAWNHRFPAHPLETQDVIVTIPASFDDAGRALTVEAARRAGLANVRLLEEPQAACYDFLWTHRGRLAETLEGVNLLLVCDVGGGTTDFTLIRVDGGGSEPELERIAVGNHLMLGGDNIDLTLAHRLEPRLTGAGHSLSATDLILLAEQCRRAKETLLAEHGPESVTVTLLGKGGGLIGSARSVELSRHEVLEVVLDGFFPRVGADAVPERRSGVVEFGLPYASDPAITRHAAAFLARHRKDAGGAVPDALLLNGGAFHSPVIAGRMAEVIGSWCGRTPVMLRNPRPDQAVAFGAVAFGMARRGLAVRKIGGGSPRTYYLLVGDANEQIRRGVCILPRGAAEGQEWTVEQRNFLLSVGRPVRFHVFSSTVDSGHAPGDLAVLDEAGFGELPPLAVALQAQERGDVEVRLAARLTAIGTLQLQCVSVADPEKRWDLELQLRAGGPRPTASASLHPRTAEAQEHIGLIFGKKTRQLDPKAVKTLRNDLEKILGKREDWDSALCRELYAALLEGAPHRRRSADHERLWLSLAGYCLRPGFGAPLDDWRVGQVWNLYSQGLQFVNEAQNWSEWWILWRRIAGGLRAEAQQRLFADVTGFIDPMRARRGNAEALAKKRGFEDMLRLAASLERLSSGDKAMLGGWLIQRLDKAPDSTELWWALGRVGARAPFHGSAHNLVAREVVESWVELALQRDWKKQSFIAFAATLLARLTGDRERDLDAALRDRVAEKLAASRAPESWLELVTEIRVLGAADEKRIFGEGLPPGLRLVDSMEVT